A DNA window from Pseudarthrobacter sp. W1I19 contains the following coding sequences:
- a CDS encoding hydroxymethylglutaryl-CoA lyase, with protein sequence MNTKNDFQLRDVTLRDGLQLTGGMLSTERKAGIVRSLLAAGVPAIEIGSMARPDLVPPMANTLELISALTSEELEKCWIWVATPRHVEKAAAAGAVNMQYCLSVSDAHNQANIGRSTEASMAALPQALEHAREAGATLQLCLATSFTCPFEGGIDPGRVLKLVEDPRGNGVSDVVICDTLGHAVPEQVNALIGKVKAAAPDLGIVFHGHDTWGMGVANAIAALDAGATTIDGALGGLGGCPFAPGASGNTSTEDLLFGLRPDWLYPENFADLVRLGESITSELQEDNRSKSALGARSKAAAFQWVMPS encoded by the coding sequence ATGAACACCAAGAATGACTTTCAGCTCAGGGACGTGACGCTGCGCGACGGGCTTCAACTCACCGGTGGCATGCTCTCCACGGAACGCAAAGCGGGCATTGTCCGGTCGTTACTGGCGGCAGGGGTACCGGCCATAGAAATCGGTTCGATGGCCCGCCCGGACCTGGTACCGCCGATGGCCAACACCCTGGAGCTCATCAGCGCCCTGACTTCCGAGGAACTGGAAAAGTGCTGGATCTGGGTAGCGACGCCCCGCCACGTTGAAAAGGCCGCGGCGGCCGGAGCCGTGAACATGCAGTACTGCCTCAGCGTTTCAGACGCCCATAACCAAGCCAACATAGGCCGGTCGACAGAGGCGAGCATGGCAGCCCTGCCCCAGGCACTGGAGCACGCCCGCGAAGCAGGCGCCACTCTCCAGTTGTGCCTGGCCACTTCATTTACCTGTCCCTTTGAAGGTGGCATCGACCCTGGCCGGGTACTGAAGCTTGTGGAAGACCCAAGGGGCAACGGTGTCAGTGATGTCGTCATCTGCGACACTTTGGGGCATGCCGTGCCGGAGCAAGTCAACGCCTTGATAGGCAAAGTGAAGGCCGCGGCGCCTGACCTGGGCATCGTTTTCCACGGACACGACACTTGGGGGATGGGGGTCGCCAACGCCATAGCGGCCCTGGACGCCGGCGCCACCACCATCGACGGTGCACTCGGCGGGCTAGGCGGATGCCCCTTCGCCCCCGGCGCCTCCGGAAACACGTCCACCGAGGACCTGCTCTTCGGCCTCCGCCCGGACTGGCTGTACCCGGAAAACTTCGCTGACCTCGTCCGGTTGGGCGAATCAATCACCAGCGAACTGCAGGAGGACAACAGGTCCAAGTCAGCACTGGGAGCCCGCTCCAAAGCAGCGGCATTCCAGTGGGTTATGCCGAGCTGA
- the sigJ gene encoding RNA polymerase sigma factor SigJ: MEPSQKNGGLWDVEVERRRLLGLAYRMLGTISDAEDAVQEAFLRWYRLDEAERATVTNPAGWFTRVASRICLDVLGSARARREKYVGEWLPEPLPSGYLPAARKTPDFGSDREGDPLGRVTLDESVSTALLVVLETMTPAERVAFVLHDIFAFSFEEIGNIVGRSPAAARKLASSARRRIGSERHKPVDRQEHARVLNAFGNACRRGDLQALTGLLDPAVVLRSDGGGVVRAAINPITGPSKVGRFILGVLKKQAGVHVQTITTVEGPALALMHHTAVTGIVNVSVDGGCVLRIWIQWNPEKLSSWPRQTTGTS; the protein is encoded by the coding sequence GTGGAACCAAGCCAGAAAAATGGTGGGCTCTGGGATGTTGAGGTCGAACGTCGTCGTCTGCTCGGGTTGGCCTACCGCATGCTTGGTACGATCAGTGACGCCGAGGACGCCGTTCAGGAAGCATTCCTTCGCTGGTACCGGCTTGACGAGGCCGAGCGAGCAACCGTGACTAACCCGGCTGGTTGGTTTACCCGGGTAGCCAGCAGGATTTGCCTTGACGTGCTTGGCAGTGCACGGGCCCGTCGTGAAAAGTATGTGGGTGAGTGGCTGCCCGAACCCTTGCCATCCGGTTACCTTCCGGCCGCACGAAAGACGCCGGACTTTGGATCAGACCGGGAGGGGGATCCGCTAGGTCGGGTTACGCTGGACGAGTCGGTGAGCACGGCGCTGCTCGTTGTCCTCGAGACCATGACGCCTGCCGAACGGGTTGCATTCGTTCTGCACGACATCTTTGCTTTCTCCTTCGAAGAGATCGGAAACATCGTAGGCAGATCACCCGCGGCGGCAAGGAAGCTCGCAAGTTCCGCAAGGCGCCGCATCGGATCCGAACGGCACAAACCAGTTGATAGGCAGGAGCATGCGCGAGTACTGAACGCATTTGGTAATGCTTGCCGACGCGGTGATTTACAAGCCCTGACCGGGTTACTCGATCCGGCCGTGGTCCTTCGTTCCGACGGTGGCGGAGTTGTTCGTGCCGCTATAAACCCCATTACAGGTCCCTCCAAGGTCGGGCGCTTCATTCTCGGCGTGCTGAAAAAACAGGCCGGCGTGCATGTTCAAACGATTACAACTGTCGAGGGGCCAGCGTTGGCTCTAATGCACCACACCGCGGTTACGGGGATTGTCAACGTGTCGGTTGACGGTGGATGTGTACTCAGGATTTGGATTCAGTGGAACCCGGAAAAATTGTCCAGCTGGCCGAGACAGACTACGGGGACCTCATAA
- a CDS encoding MerR family transcriptional regulator produces the protein MRIGELSERTGVSKRLLRYYEEKGLVVPARSYNGYREYQESHVDIVLQIKGLLEAGLPTRIIEQLMPCLIQPQTIYVPSVTPEMVDTLKLEQARLSERIDCLVRHRDAVGNYLDKVLALKPADSGSVHASHAVMT, from the coding sequence ATGAGAATCGGGGAGCTTTCCGAGCGTACAGGGGTATCGAAGCGTTTACTGCGCTACTACGAGGAGAAGGGTCTGGTGGTACCTGCACGGTCCTATAACGGTTATCGCGAATACCAGGAATCACATGTCGACATCGTGTTGCAGATTAAGGGACTGCTTGAGGCAGGACTGCCGACCCGAATCATCGAACAACTCATGCCGTGCTTGATCCAGCCCCAAACTATTTATGTTCCCAGTGTCACGCCCGAGATGGTCGATACGCTGAAACTCGAGCAGGCGCGCTTATCCGAACGGATTGATTGCCTGGTCCGCCACAGGGATGCCGTCGGCAACTACCTCGATAAGGTCCTGGCGTTGAAGCCCGCGGACAGTGGAAGCGTTCACGCTTCACATGCAGTCATGACTTAG
- a CDS encoding GntP family permease: MEDWQILSITGAVIVGIVVMILRLRLNPAMSLVIGAAVLGLLTGLGAADTTKTLMTGFGDIMTKVGLLIAWGVLMGAILNEMGAISKLVDKLLHVFGPKGVPYALGLTIGTLLQSIFLDVLLVMSAPLARRIAPKLGKYGTAKIATAMAISLECGIVLMVPGVATVALAGLLQVPLGEMLIFGLLVIIPTIVVSIIIMNFFIHRGLWKTDTDEEQAVAESPALEDTDGMVVHTHVHAHGHEHGESAGPKSSHSSVQSTGTGAGLTSSRVGLLPHDVRTPETKTGREPGLLIMFGPMLLSLVLIASGAFLKMAGITMEITGFLSTPVVALLIGLLGTSLVARLTIGTKRVEAAVANGFKESGQILILTGAGGALAAMVATSGMGEILGKYFTASSVAPLLVVWAIAAVLHIAVGSVSISAITAAGLLAPIAPALGINPVLLALAAGAGSLFIVHVTSNTFWLLQSMLGQTTRGTLKSCTLGVSVASVVALGFTLVLSIFI, from the coding sequence ATGGAAGATTGGCAAATACTTAGCATCACCGGGGCGGTGATCGTCGGGATCGTTGTGATGATCCTTCGACTCCGCCTCAACCCGGCAATGTCACTGGTCATCGGAGCGGCCGTCTTGGGCCTTCTGACGGGTTTGGGAGCGGCCGACACTACGAAGACCTTGATGACTGGCTTCGGCGACATCATGACGAAGGTCGGGTTGCTCATTGCGTGGGGCGTCCTGATGGGGGCCATCCTCAATGAAATGGGCGCAATCTCCAAGCTTGTGGACAAACTCCTCCACGTCTTTGGCCCGAAGGGAGTTCCCTACGCTCTTGGGCTGACTATTGGCACACTGCTGCAGTCGATTTTTCTTGATGTCCTCCTGGTGATGAGCGCACCGCTGGCACGCAGGATCGCGCCGAAGCTGGGCAAGTACGGCACAGCGAAGATTGCGACCGCCATGGCGATCAGCCTGGAGTGCGGCATCGTTCTCATGGTCCCGGGCGTTGCCACCGTTGCTTTGGCCGGTCTCCTTCAGGTACCACTGGGCGAAATGCTCATCTTCGGCCTTCTGGTCATCATCCCCACGATCGTCGTATCGATCATCATCATGAACTTCTTCATCCACCGGGGCCTGTGGAAGACAGATACCGACGAGGAACAGGCCGTTGCGGAATCACCGGCACTGGAAGACACCGACGGGATGGTTGTCCACACGCACGTCCATGCGCATGGCCATGAGCACGGTGAATCAGCCGGGCCTAAGTCTTCGCACTCCTCCGTTCAGAGTACGGGTACCGGGGCCGGGCTGACGTCGAGCAGGGTTGGCCTGCTGCCCCACGACGTGCGTACTCCTGAAACAAAGACGGGGCGCGAACCGGGCCTGCTTATCATGTTCGGTCCCATGCTCCTTTCCCTGGTGTTGATCGCCTCCGGCGCATTTCTCAAAATGGCCGGCATCACCATGGAAATCACCGGTTTCCTCTCAACACCGGTAGTGGCCCTGCTGATCGGCCTCCTGGGAACAAGTCTGGTGGCTCGCCTGACCATCGGCACCAAGCGCGTCGAGGCAGCCGTCGCCAATGGCTTCAAGGAATCCGGGCAGATTCTGATCCTGACCGGGGCCGGCGGCGCTCTCGCCGCGATGGTCGCAACCAGCGGAATGGGCGAGATTTTGGGGAAGTACTTCACGGCATCCTCTGTTGCCCCGCTCCTGGTGGTCTGGGCCATTGCTGCGGTGCTCCACATCGCTGTCGGCTCAGTATCGATTTCGGCTATCACGGCTGCTGGGCTGCTTGCCCCGATCGCTCCGGCGCTTGGAATCAACCCCGTCCTGCTGGCACTGGCCGCCGGCGCAGGCTCACTCTTCATTGTTCACGTCACGTCCAACACGTTCTGGTTGCTGCAATCCATGCTCGGCCAAACGACCCGCGGCACACTAAAGAGCTGCACTTTGGGCGTCTCCGTGGCATCCGTAGTCGCCCTCGGTTTCACCCTCGTACTCAGCATCTTTATCTAA
- a CDS encoding MFS transporter, with translation MSPKTAFAILAVATVALMATASAPSPIYPIYQERWHFSTTLLTVIFTVYVAGLLGALLTVGSLSDHIGRRPVLVAAFLVAATSTALFWTANGPAALITARLAQGVASGTAMSALAAGLLDFAPRARPHLGATLTAVGTSLGMATGAGAVGLLSQWTPRPDFYVFPVLTLMFLGLAAVSCLLPQARVRRVPAWAAVRPRLRLETHARPQFWASVPSTIAGWAATGLFLALVPSLVREELHLKFASAGGLTIAVLYIAVTVGGIWSTHRSARGAVILGAALMTGGAATLALSLEMDSIQEFAAGSFAVGLGIGLTFNGNLRSIGNVTAPARRSQTFTIIYILSYASLSIPTLAAGIVAPSWGLEVTSHAFIGFVGTLSAGALACAVLFPLTRKSNSPT, from the coding sequence GTGAGCCCTAAGACAGCTTTCGCCATCCTCGCGGTCGCCACCGTGGCCCTCATGGCGACCGCCAGTGCCCCGTCACCGATTTACCCCATCTACCAAGAACGATGGCATTTTTCCACGACGCTGTTGACCGTTATCTTCACCGTGTATGTCGCCGGGCTACTTGGTGCACTGCTCACCGTAGGGTCTCTTAGCGACCACATTGGTCGACGACCTGTACTGGTCGCCGCCTTCTTGGTGGCAGCCACCAGTACAGCGCTTTTTTGGACAGCCAACGGTCCGGCAGCTCTCATTACCGCCAGGCTCGCCCAAGGCGTCGCCTCCGGGACAGCGATGAGCGCCTTGGCGGCCGGCCTGCTGGACTTCGCACCGCGAGCACGCCCCCATTTGGGTGCGACCTTGACGGCCGTAGGGACGAGCCTGGGCATGGCAACCGGAGCTGGCGCTGTTGGGCTCCTCAGCCAGTGGACTCCCCGCCCGGACTTCTACGTTTTTCCAGTGCTCACGCTGATGTTCCTCGGACTGGCTGCTGTTTCCTGTCTACTCCCCCAAGCCAGAGTACGCCGCGTGCCGGCGTGGGCGGCTGTCAGACCCAGACTTCGGCTCGAGACCCATGCCCGGCCACAGTTCTGGGCCAGTGTTCCCAGCACAATAGCAGGATGGGCGGCCACCGGTTTGTTCCTGGCACTCGTTCCCTCCCTGGTCCGCGAGGAGCTTCATCTGAAGTTCGCATCGGCAGGGGGACTGACGATCGCAGTGCTCTACATTGCCGTAACGGTCGGAGGCATCTGGTCGACCCACCGAAGCGCTCGTGGCGCTGTAATCCTGGGGGCGGCACTCATGACCGGCGGCGCGGCCACACTGGCCCTCTCGCTGGAGATGGACTCAATCCAAGAATTTGCTGCCGGATCCTTCGCAGTCGGTTTAGGCATCGGTCTGACATTCAACGGCAACCTTAGATCTATCGGTAACGTCACCGCTCCGGCCAGGCGGTCACAGACATTTACTATCATTTACATCCTCAGCTATGCATCCTTGAGCATCCCCACGCTGGCAGCGGGCATCGTCGCTCCCTCATGGGGTCTGGAGGTAACAAGCCATGCATTCATCGGCTTCGTCGGAACCCTCTCGGCCGGCGCCCTCGCCTGCGCAGTTCTCTTTCCCCTTACACGGAAGAGCAACTCTCCGACTTGA
- a CDS encoding GlxA family transcriptional regulator has protein sequence MANSLNVVFVVFDGVKLLDVSGPAEVFAEANMFGADYRLAYVSAAGAPVLTSIGTRLDVEGAVDLETQIDTLVVPGGDNLVGKPIPDGLVAAARLLHPQVRRTVSICTGAFVLASAGVLSGRRATTHWRHAQVLSRSYPDVAVEPDALFVEDRGVFTSAGVSAGIDLALALVEQDHGAGLARNVARNLVLFMQRPGNQSQFSAPLKMNPVGSRPLREIIDHVSAHPAQDLSVDYMGAMVGLSPRQVSRLFANELGTSPGRFIEQMRLEHAKTFLETGQSVTAAARAAGFGSAESMRRSFVARLQVTPSNYRARFSTTDPRIVSS, from the coding sequence ATGGCCAATTCATTGAATGTCGTCTTTGTCGTCTTTGACGGTGTGAAACTCCTGGACGTGTCCGGACCTGCCGAAGTGTTCGCCGAGGCGAACATGTTCGGGGCGGACTACAGGCTGGCTTATGTGTCGGCTGCCGGAGCCCCCGTCCTGACATCGATTGGAACGCGGCTGGACGTTGAGGGAGCCGTAGATCTGGAGACACAGATCGACACCCTCGTGGTGCCGGGCGGCGATAACTTAGTGGGAAAACCGATACCCGACGGGCTCGTGGCAGCGGCGAGGCTCCTGCATCCCCAGGTGCGAAGGACGGTATCGATCTGCACCGGCGCGTTCGTGCTGGCCTCTGCCGGCGTTTTGTCCGGGCGCCGGGCTACGACGCATTGGCGGCACGCGCAGGTTTTATCCCGCTCGTACCCGGACGTGGCTGTCGAACCAGACGCACTTTTTGTGGAGGATCGAGGTGTATTCACCTCAGCGGGTGTGTCCGCGGGCATAGATCTTGCCCTGGCCTTGGTGGAGCAGGACCATGGTGCCGGGTTGGCTCGAAACGTGGCGAGGAACCTGGTGCTGTTCATGCAACGTCCCGGCAACCAGTCACAATTCTCCGCACCCCTGAAAATGAACCCCGTTGGCAGCAGGCCGTTGCGGGAGATCATCGACCACGTTTCGGCCCACCCGGCACAGGACCTGAGTGTCGACTACATGGGGGCTATGGTGGGCTTGAGCCCACGGCAGGTTTCACGACTCTTTGCCAATGAGTTGGGCACCTCACCGGGTAGATTCATTGAACAAATGCGCTTGGAACATGCCAAGACGTTCCTCGAGACAGGTCAAAGCGTCACCGCAGCGGCCCGTGCGGCGGGGTTCGGCAGTGCAGAGTCCATGCGCCGAAGCTTCGTAGCGCGCCTGCAGGTTACACCCAGCAACTATAGAGCAAGGTTTTCGACAACTGATCCTCGTATTGTCAGCAGTTGA
- a CDS encoding GlxA family transcriptional regulator, translated as MNHPYKDMSKPDRRKTPGSHLVAILVYDGVKLLDVAGPADVFAEANRLGADYRIALLSPTGSAVTTSTGIGLAVEGGVSFMPGPRTLLIPGGDIYPSTALSPGLVSTVAALSPRAQRVASICTGAFILAATGLLDGRRATTHWKVAHKLAARHPKVHVEPDSIYVRDGSIYTSAGVTAGIDLALALVEEDHGADLTREVARALVVYLQRAGGQSQFSAPLQGSPPRTPALRRVVDLVTADPSASHSLADLAGHLNLSPRHLSRLFQDELSTTPARYVESIRCDIAKALLDQGYTATQAAERAGFPSYESLRRVFARELGMTPATYQRRFRTARRAETAQVLIK; from the coding sequence ATGAACCACCCATATAAGGACATGTCCAAGCCGGATAGAAGAAAGACCCCCGGCAGTCATCTGGTCGCGATTTTGGTGTACGACGGCGTGAAGCTCCTCGACGTTGCCGGCCCTGCAGACGTATTCGCAGAAGCGAACCGGCTCGGAGCTGACTACCGGATAGCATTGCTGTCTCCAACCGGTTCGGCCGTTACAACCTCGACTGGTATCGGACTTGCCGTCGAGGGCGGCGTGAGCTTTATGCCTGGGCCCCGCACCCTCCTCATCCCAGGGGGCGACATATATCCGAGCACCGCCCTGTCGCCCGGCTTGGTCAGCACTGTCGCCGCCCTTTCCCCGCGGGCCCAGCGCGTTGCCTCAATTTGTACCGGTGCTTTTATCCTCGCTGCTACAGGCCTATTGGACGGCAGGCGCGCAACAACGCACTGGAAGGTTGCACATAAGCTGGCCGCCCGCCACCCGAAAGTACATGTGGAGCCAGACTCGATATACGTCCGTGACGGATCGATATACACGTCAGCGGGAGTAACAGCGGGTATTGACCTGGCATTAGCGCTTGTCGAAGAGGACCATGGGGCAGACCTCACTCGGGAAGTTGCGCGCGCTCTGGTGGTTTATCTGCAAAGGGCCGGCGGCCAGTCCCAGTTTTCGGCCCCTTTGCAGGGTTCGCCTCCCCGTACTCCGGCGCTGCGACGAGTCGTAGACCTCGTAACAGCTGATCCATCGGCAAGCCATTCACTTGCAGATCTGGCTGGGCATTTGAATCTCAGCCCCCGGCATCTCAGTCGCCTGTTCCAGGATGAGTTGTCGACGACGCCAGCCAGGTACGTCGAGTCCATACGTTGCGACATCGCGAAGGCCCTTTTGGACCAAGGGTATACGGCGACGCAAGCGGCTGAACGTGCAGGCTTTCCCAGCTACGAAAGCCTGCGAAGGGTCTTTGCCCGCGAATTGGGAATGACTCCGGCTACCTATCAGCGCCGTTTCCGCACCGCCCGACGAGCTGAAACCGCACAAGTTCTAATCAAATAG
- a CDS encoding HD domain-containing protein encodes MTETIGGIVVPDTKLTREATALVRQAADPTIFNHSRRVFLWGMLQAKAMGLQPDPELAYVGGMFHDLGLTPKYRTADRRFEVDGAEAAYDFLREHGRSEQDARNVWLGIALHTTPEIPMSLAPEVAVVTLGVETDVLGLRLDKISDEGRQEVVRAHPRPQFKQRILEAFYEGMKDRPETTFGTMNDDVISHFDPSFQREDFVRIILGNDWSE; translated from the coding sequence ATGACTGAAACAATCGGCGGGATCGTAGTCCCCGACACGAAGCTGACACGCGAAGCTACGGCCCTAGTGCGGCAGGCAGCAGACCCGACCATTTTCAACCACTCCCGCAGGGTTTTTCTGTGGGGAATGCTCCAGGCGAAGGCCATGGGTCTGCAGCCTGACCCGGAACTCGCCTACGTAGGTGGAATGTTCCACGACTTGGGGTTGACGCCGAAATACAGGACTGCGGACCGACGCTTTGAAGTCGATGGCGCAGAAGCCGCCTATGACTTCTTGCGTGAGCATGGTCGTTCCGAACAGGACGCCCGGAATGTCTGGCTGGGCATTGCCCTTCACACCACCCCCGAAATACCTATGTCACTTGCCCCTGAGGTGGCGGTGGTGACCCTCGGTGTTGAGACTGACGTTCTGGGACTGCGCCTGGACAAGATCAGCGACGAGGGCCGCCAGGAAGTCGTCCGCGCCCACCCGCGTCCGCAGTTCAAACAGCGCATTCTGGAAGCCTTTTACGAAGGCATGAAGGACCGCCCGGAAACAACCTTCGGAACCATGAACGATGACGTGATCAGTCACTTCGATCCGTCCTTCCAGCGCGAAGATTTTGTCCGGATCATTTTGGGCAATGACTGGTCTGAATAG
- a CDS encoding HD domain-containing protein — MSEIIAGVLIPESSAVTEATRFIEETTNPLLFHHSRRVFLFGSIQARAKGLAPDPELLYVASLFHDTGLLTPFSGTEQRFEIDGADHARAFLLGHGFSSRDAEVVWNAIALHTTPGIPGRMGPEVAATNLGVLTDAIGLGLQDLDPGVVEEITAVHPRGDFKNEFLQAFHEGLKHRPDTTYGTINADILEHFEPGFRRTSMVERIIGSHWPS, encoded by the coding sequence ATGTCTGAAATTATCGCAGGGGTCCTGATCCCCGAGAGTTCGGCGGTCACAGAGGCCACTCGCTTCATTGAAGAAACCACCAACCCGCTTCTGTTCCACCACTCACGCCGCGTCTTTTTGTTTGGCTCAATCCAGGCTCGAGCCAAAGGCCTGGCGCCTGACCCTGAGCTTCTTTACGTGGCATCGCTCTTTCATGACACGGGCCTGCTGACGCCATTCTCGGGAACTGAGCAGCGCTTTGAAATCGATGGTGCCGACCATGCGCGGGCATTCCTTCTCGGTCATGGCTTCTCCTCACGGGATGCCGAAGTAGTCTGGAACGCGATCGCCCTGCACACCACGCCAGGCATCCCTGGGCGCATGGGACCTGAAGTAGCTGCCACGAATCTTGGAGTTTTGACTGACGCTATTGGACTCGGCCTGCAGGATCTTGACCCAGGCGTCGTGGAGGAGATAACGGCAGTACACCCCCGAGGCGATTTCAAGAACGAGTTTCTGCAAGCATTCCATGAAGGACTCAAGCACCGCCCAGACACTACGTATGGCACCATCAACGCAGACATTCTTGAACACTTCGAACCCGGCTTCCGCCGTACCAGCATGGTCGAACGCATTATCGGCTCACACTGGCCTTCGTAA
- a CDS encoding CaiB/BaiF CoA-transferase family protein, with amino-acid sequence MTINTAVAPLQGVRVLELGNYIAAPTAGRMLADFGAEVIKVERPRTGDELRNWRLYAGDTSMLYRTINRNKKSVVIDLRTEEGRQLVLELAAASDIVLENFRPGTLEKWGPGPEVLNEANPDLILTRISAFGQTGPMASRPGFAAVAEAFGGFRELVGDPDRPPVRVGVSIGDTIAGLYAAFGSVMALFEREVKRGKTPVPLNHRMMDIALNEAMLSVTESLIPDHTAFGIQRQRTGGRMEGIAPSNAYLCIDGSIVVAGNGDAIFRRYMDVIGRPDLGEDPGLQTNADRWERRDELDHAIGQWAKNLTTKQALAVLDSAGVPAGPIYTAADIVADDQYAARNMIQRFDVSTGDETLSNVAFPGIIPVIGGQSLPIRNLGPDLGADTKDVLQRVLGKTVEQAEALIAKMELETV; translated from the coding sequence ATGACTATCAACACCGCCGTGGCCCCGCTTCAGGGTGTGCGCGTTCTGGAGCTGGGCAACTACATCGCCGCGCCCACAGCAGGGCGCATGCTGGCCGACTTCGGGGCGGAAGTCATCAAGGTTGAACGCCCGCGTACCGGGGACGAACTTCGAAACTGGCGGCTCTATGCTGGGGACACTTCGATGCTTTACCGGACCATCAACCGGAACAAGAAGTCAGTCGTGATCGACCTGCGAACCGAGGAAGGACGCCAGTTGGTCCTGGAACTGGCCGCAGCCTCGGACATCGTTCTGGAGAACTTCCGCCCTGGCACTCTGGAGAAGTGGGGTCCGGGGCCGGAGGTGCTGAACGAGGCGAACCCTGATCTGATCCTGACGCGGATTTCCGCGTTCGGTCAGACCGGGCCTATGGCTTCACGTCCAGGGTTCGCCGCTGTTGCCGAGGCTTTCGGAGGCTTCCGTGAACTTGTCGGCGACCCGGACCGTCCACCTGTCCGGGTCGGCGTTTCCATCGGCGACACCATCGCCGGGCTGTACGCGGCCTTTGGGTCCGTCATGGCACTCTTCGAACGCGAGGTCAAGCGCGGAAAAACCCCCGTACCCTTGAACCACCGCATGATGGACATCGCCCTGAACGAAGCCATGCTTTCGGTCACGGAGTCACTGATTCCGGACCACACGGCCTTTGGAATCCAGCGCCAGCGGACCGGCGGGCGGATGGAGGGAATCGCCCCCTCGAACGCTTATCTGTGCATCGACGGAAGCATCGTCGTCGCCGGCAACGGTGACGCCATCTTCAGGCGCTACATGGACGTCATCGGCCGCCCTGACCTGGGCGAGGACCCGGGGCTTCAGACCAACGCAGACCGATGGGAACGGCGGGATGAACTGGACCATGCCATCGGTCAGTGGGCGAAGAACCTCACCACTAAGCAAGCCCTCGCCGTCCTCGACTCCGCCGGTGTGCCCGCGGGCCCGATCTACACCGCAGCCGACATCGTCGCCGATGACCAGTACGCCGCACGGAACATGATTCAAAGATTCGACGTCTCCACAGGGGATGAGACACTGTCCAACGTTGCGTTCCCTGGAATCATCCCCGTCATCGGTGGACAGTCCTTGCCGATCAGGAACCTCGGCCCGGACCTGGGCGCGGATACAAAGGACGTTCTTCAACGGGTACTTGGAAAAACCGTGGAGCAGGCGGAAGCGCTGATAGCCAAAATGGAATTGGAAACAGTATGA
- a CDS encoding IclR family transcriptional regulator → MAADNLQGPPPLLVLAKISDILDSFSLVRPELTLAQIRESTGLPTSTVQRLVGNLVAHGFIDRVDDRYRVGVKMSYWAAPASHGVELIEIIKPVLQELRDKLGETVCFFQTSMEYRVCVAMAETRHMLRRDMAVGRILPLHAGSAGRVLLAWDPEVAGRVLSARLDQLTESTITDTESLKAAIKQTRADGYALTTGERESGASGLSAPVFNPQADLVGALTIMGPTLRMPLEVCEQWVDDLLEGAERITRMIGGRLPSASALPQALKVSSA, encoded by the coding sequence ATGGCAGCCGACAATTTGCAGGGACCGCCACCGCTTCTGGTTCTGGCGAAGATAAGTGACATTTTGGATTCCTTTTCGTTGGTCCGTCCTGAGCTGACGCTGGCTCAGATTCGGGAGTCAACTGGTCTTCCAACCTCTACGGTCCAAAGGCTGGTGGGTAACCTTGTGGCTCACGGCTTCATTGACAGGGTTGATGACAGGTACAGGGTCGGTGTAAAGATGTCCTACTGGGCTGCCCCGGCGTCCCATGGAGTCGAGCTCATAGAAATTATCAAGCCGGTCCTTCAGGAGCTCCGGGACAAGTTGGGCGAAACTGTCTGCTTTTTCCAGACGTCCATGGAGTACCGTGTGTGCGTCGCCATGGCCGAGACACGTCACATGCTTCGCCGCGACATGGCTGTGGGAAGGATCCTGCCCCTGCATGCCGGATCGGCTGGCAGGGTTCTGCTGGCATGGGACCCTGAGGTTGCCGGCAGGGTACTGTCAGCCCGCTTGGATCAGCTCACGGAAAGCACCATCACCGACACGGAGTCGCTTAAGGCTGCGATCAAGCAGACGCGTGCTGACGGGTACGCGCTGACTACGGGGGAACGGGAGTCGGGTGCCAGCGGGTTGTCCGCCCCGGTGTTTAACCCGCAGGCGGACCTTGTTGGGGCGCTGACGATCATGGGTCCCACGCTCCGGATGCCGTTGGAGGTGTGCGAGCAGTGGGTGGATGATCTGCTGGAGGGCGCAGAACGGATCACCCGTATGATCGGCGGGCGCTTGCCCTCGGCAAGCGCCCTTCCGCAGGCTTTGAAGGTCAGCTCGGCATAA